In the genome of Trypanosoma brucei gambiense DAL972 chromosome 4, complete sequence, the window CCTCCCCACCTGTTGTCTCACCTAACAATTCCATCGCCTCGAGTAGAGTACGAGTGACAGCAGGTCCCTGAGTGCTAAGACCACTGATCCCGCCGCTGCGGTCACCCTCGAATAGTACAAATTTGGCTTTGGGAAAATGCTTCATAAAATCGCTCTTCGCCTCTCCTGAGAACTCCTCCGAGCCGCACTGAATGACTGTCACGGGTTTTGTGAAAATATTTTCCGGTCCCACATCGCTAAACCCACATAATGGCCCACGAAACTGAAACAACGTCTCGTTGAACTTAAATCCCACAGTTCCCTCCCGCTGCTCCACAGTCGAAAGAATAAGTGCCCTCTCCGCCTCATTAGGCACTCTTTTGTGCAAATGATGTTCGAGATCTGCGACGGAACTTATTTCTTTCGGGATATCtgaaataaaagagggaagggagtAACGTGCCGGCTCACATGCCAGCAGATCTGATGGCCCATTTACAATAAGCACAAGGGAATCGATACCTGATTCAGGAGAGTGCAGTGCAGCCTGGCATGCGACAAGCGCACCAAACCCAATTCCAACCAACTTGGCATCCGCACGCAAGACTTGCTGTTGCAGAAGCATAATATCAGCTACACACGCCATTGTGAAGGCACGCCCTTCTTCGGGGCAGGGAAGTGATTTGGAATGGTTATGTCCCCGAAAGTCCACAGCAAATAACTCCAGTGGTACAAGTGGTGTAAGACCCGAACACGGTAATCTCCCGAGACTCTCATGCAAAAGCATTTGCCAGTAAGCAGAACTGCCGAACAGATCATGCAGAAGAATTGCTTTACTGGGCTTCCGGGAGTCGAGGTGCCACTTGAAGGTTGAAAGCCCATAATTCACCGGAAAGGGTCTTTCTTTAATTGGCAATGgtgcagaagcagcaacgtGGCCCCTCGAAAGCATGCGATTGATTACATTCATGTTGTACGACTCGCAGCTGCTAAATCTTGGACCAAACAAGATTAATTGTTGGAATGGTGCTTCCCAAttattctgttttcttttctcgaAAATCCAGCCGATGACACAACAACTCTACTTGCAACCCTCTCGGTACACAGAACCAAACTCgtccccctttccttgtACCCCTTGTTGATCTCAACAATTGTTGCAAATTATaaaagtgaaataaaaagtaaaaaaaacataacgcCTCAAAAAGATTAACGGAAATTTGTTTCGCATTCAAACGTAAAACGCAAACGCAGAAGTTAAAAAtgtggaggaagaaagaggaggaaaaaaaaaaacgagcaaACTTAAAACGCAACAGTGAAGTGGGTGCTACTAGTAGTTAACCCGTGATTCTGCCCGCACACGCGAATGGGCATACCTATCCCCACATCCTAACCAGCACTGAGTGCTTAAACTGTGGGTaaattcaaaaaagaaagaaagaagcataaccaaaaaaaagtgaaaggagTCTCTTTTATACCAACGACCCGCAACACGCCAACAGGTATTGGTTATTCTCATGGAACTTTCTCCCACACTCTTGCATGCACGTCACATCCTCCTTTTGAATATCCTCTAACCCCCTGTCACCTCCAACCACAAAATAACATCCGAAATCTAATGTGAATGAGCCGGAACCTTCGCTCCAGAAAAGGGGGCTGAACGGATTTTCCTTCCAGAGACAACTAAAAGCCTCAACAATGCAACGCGCTTGCGAGAAGCatgaggaaggaggagagttttttttcccctgtgaAAAGCGCCCCGTGTCGACGAAACACTGCAAcgctaaaaataaaaaaaaaacgccctcgtataaataaatacaaaatacaATACACACGCAAGCTTTCGCATCGCGGGCCCAGGAAACGTTTTCGGAAAGTTTATTGCGCAACTATATGCAGCATTCCACCACccgccttcttttttcttttataattCTCACTGAGAACCCTCCTCCTGCGGAAAAGTTGGAACCGTCAGTGCCGAACTGATCTGCAAAATGCGCGCACTCCAACCTTCATCGATGAAAAGAAATGTACCTATCCTTCCAAGCTTATGGGCAACAGCAGCCAACACTTGCGCTTGGTGTGGAATGCAGAACTTTTCGTATTGCTCAGTAAACCGTGTGTATCCATCCGCGACACGTTGTTTTAATGATTCCCGATGCGCCTCCCCTTCGGTATCGTCCCTCCCGGGGGCAGGTTGGGCTAAAGCGTTTGATTCCATCTTTTTGAGCTGCGTAGCAGCATTGATGCAGGAAATTGAAAGATGGGAAGCAAACCAAAGCAAATCGCCAACCTCCCTCAAGCCTTcagcctcttcctttttgctcaGATACATGAGATGGGAATCAATTTGTTCTGTTATTGCATGAAGGGCTAACATTACCGGGTCGCTCACACCCGATGACGGATATCTGAGGTCGGCTACAGGGACACGGGACATCCCTCCCTCACGATCGTTCCACTCAATTACCGCCGTGTTCCGATCTATGCTCTTCACCACACCCTCACGCCCACCATTTGCCTCATACCGAACGAAACATCCCTCGTGACATGCAGCGGCGGGAAGGGGAGCTCCAGCCGTCCGCTTGCATATATTCCGAGTACTTCTCCGTTTGGATGGTTCACCTACAAACCGCCTTGTCATTTTTTCCACGACGGCGCCGCACATCTGTAGAAGCCGCACCATTTCGCCATGTTGCACGAGGATGGAGCTAAGACGGGAAGAGACGGGACCTTCTTGTTCCCGCACCATCGCGAAACTGCTTAGTTTTCCAAGGAGGCCCAAAcacttcattttcacaataGAAAGTAGAGAATTTTTCCTGGCTGCCTCCCACGAATCGCGGAACTTTCTCCATCCGTCTTCGTCAAGCGTCGTGAAAGCCTTCATTAACTCACATTCATGAATCGCACCGATATGGGATATGGCATTAAGAGTCAGTTGAAGTCGCCTTAGCCGTTGTCTTACCAGTGAGTTCTTCTTCGCGTCAAGTCCACTCACACCGTCAAAATGCGCTGTAAGTTTGTCGATCGTCCCATTGACTTCCTTCTCTGGAATGGGTGGAAAGATTATACCTGGAAACTCTGTCAGCATCTGGGTAGCAAACCACTCAAAATCGGAATAACGATGCCATGTGCAATAGTCGATGTAGCCATCGCCTTTAATAAAGTTGCTCTGCGTACTGTTTGGGAAAATGAGAGGCGGATTCTGGTAACTTTCCAGAAAGCTGCGCGTCATCATTTTATACGTCCagtgagaaaagaagaggaccTTATCATTCTCAGCGAACACGCGCTCCGCATTTGCAACATAGAACTCCAGCGGTGGCTGAGCGGGGTTTTCGGACATTGCTCTTTGTTCAAGTTGTGAATGAGAGTGCGGCAAGGggagaacaagaaaaaaaaaatgggttggcgtgaggaaaaaacaaaaacgagtACAAGCCCTACGTTCGGTGCCGTTTCGTCTCCACTCCGTTCTCCCTTTCTATGAGTCCATCCACCTTTATCACGGGAGTCACGGCCTCATATACAATTGGACCATACCTGACACCTCGGGACTGCAGAACCACGGACACTTGTCGACAGTTTACATAAACACAACTGAGAGCAACATTGCCACAGCAGGTGGAGTACGAATTCGGTAAGTCCCCTGGACTCTCAACATAACAAGTACAGAGGTatctccctcctccccccccccaaaaaaaaaaaaaataatgataataataatacaacTTCCCCACAACACAGcgacaataataaaagtaaagcaTATAAAATTAGAAGACTTTGAAATGTTACTTTGCCTTCACATTATGATGGATCACACCATATGAAATATGCAATTGGGTACTGGGGCCCGCCGCGTCTCCGTTCGAGCCCTTGACAGCCTCCGCAAGTGCCTTTCCGCCGCCTCCACcaacaaaagacaaacaccTCTTGCTAAACACATTACATTCACTCGCTGTAAGGGTAAAGATATTGCTCAATACGTGATGTACTCCACgcgcgaggaggaggatcgAAACAACGTAATTCTTCTCGTAAAAAAAGTCCATGTAAGCCCTGCACGTGTCACACCCTTGCTCACGACAGTATGACGCGTCATTGGTGGCCATGGCTATGAGTACTGTTTGAAGATGATCTAGAGAGAGCTCGGCAATGACGGAGGGCTTGATAATGTCAGAGAAGGACCCACATGCACTCACCAAAACATTGGCATAAGCCTTGTTAGCAAAAATACGATGCACATAGGCTAGAGATGGCCTGCTTGAAGAGCCCTGCCCATCCTTGACGAAGGTAACGATTTCAGCGTTAGACGTTTTCGTTCGTCCTCCACCAAAGATATACTGCAGCGCTTCCTCGTTCTCGCCAAACGGATCAATAATATAGGCCACTCCGTTTGATTGAGGCTTCCCTGTACGCAACGCCGTCTTCTGCCGTAAGTTTAAAACTGATAACTCTCTGTGAACGGCCATAAAAGACGAAAGCTCAGGAAGCTGCTCGAAGGGAAGTGGCTGAAGGATGGGATCCAGGCAGAGATATAGGCTGCATGATGCCGCTCGTTGAGATGAGAATAAATCACTGAAGTCCCCAAGCAAAGGAAATACCACTGTCCTCACCTTCTCGAGGTACGAGTGAAAAACCGACCCCCACTTCGCATCAGGAGACCGCTCACCGGCAGAAGGTCCGGCGGCTACTTCTACTTTCTTGAGACGCTTAAGTTCCTCAATCTGAGATGTACACTCACGGAGAGCCCCCATGTCCAACTCCGCCCGTCGGGAACACACCTCACCGTCCTGTCTTCGAAAAGCCACTAGGAAGTACGATGTGGTTCCCTCGCGCACAGCACTGAGGGTGCATATGTCCGACAGCAGAGGGTCAGCCTTATTAGGCTCCGCCGGCCATGCTCCCACAAGGTCAAAACGCCTCCACATGCTAGAAATCTCCATGAGATTGTTCCGCATGGAATCAAAAGCTTTGGTGTTGACCAGGTGGGGCGCATCCATCTTTGTCTTGTTTACCAAACGAATAAGTTCAGCCTCAGGTGTGGTGTGAGTCAAAGAAGTGACAAGATCGCTCACAAAACCGTACATAGCCGCCGTTTCCGCGTACTCGATGGCCGTTCCAGCAGCGTTAAAGTTACCAGACAACATAAAATTGTGAGCCAAATAAATGTAACATTTCGCCATTTGTTTGTACTCAAACATGTGTCTCGCTTGCCGAACAGCTGCGAGCAGAAGCATCTGCAAGTTACTATTAATTTCTATCCATGTGTTCGCAGCAAGGCGATTTGGATCTTCAACATGAATACTAGCGAGTTTCGCACCGCGGCGTTCCGCTACCGACATCCTCCGAGGAACTGATGGGTGTGGTACAGAAATCGTGATTTTTGACCACTGTGCCGTTAGAAATGCGTTCTCGCGTTCATTTACGTCCCCACTGAAAGTAGTGTTTACTGAAGCCTCTGGACATTCCATCGCTCTGGTAGCCGCCGTAAGCCTCCGGCGAAACTCACTTAGTGCAGCGATGATGCTGGCTTCCATTTGAACAGAAGATACGGTGCCAACACCACCCATCGCACGATAGAGCAAGGCTTCAATGTGTGGCGTAGAAGTGTTGACCATATAGTTAAGTGGAATACCGAAGTGACTTAGGGAACTCGCAACCTCATTATCATGACCACAAATCCCCTCCTGTGAGGGTAAAGCCGCATTAGCGCTATCGTTAAGCATCCTACTCTGCTCGTAGAGAGCGGGGTCACGCATGTAACTGGCAACATAGCCCTCCAACTCCACCGGTCCCCCAGTGGGAATGCCCAGGTCCGCGACCGACAGCGCGCTGAAACGTTGTGATATAAAGTTCTTCAGCAACTTCCGTTCCAAGCAGTTGCGTGCACACATTACTAAAACCTCATCGTACGCCGCTGCCGCGGAAGGACACGTGGTAACGTCACCCCCCAGAGCTAAGACTGGAACGACAGCGTTGACCTCGCTCTGTAACATGTCTGCCACTTTAAGGATCTCAGAGTACTCATTGAACAATCGCTCGGGTAACGCTTTGTCCACATCCCCCTTCCCAGTTGCCAGCACGTCATCCACGCACGGCCGCAAAATCTGACGCACCCGAAGCGACACCAGTCGACTCTTCCAATCCGCGTATTGGTCCAGCTGCGAGCAAACTTCATCAAGCAATCCCTTCACATCACCCTCTCGGGGCCCTCCAGGAAATAGTGTGTCAAAGGGCCGACGAAGAAATGCAACAAACCGAGGGGCGCACCTCTGTAGAAGAACCTTATGGCACATTTCGGTTGTGTCCTTCTCGATGTCACCTTCACCAACTTCTTCAAGGCGCCACAGCAACCGCGTCAAAAGCTGGCGTACGAAAGCTACGGCCTCGGCGACCTTATCACAAGACAGGAAACCGTCGATATGCACCAATTGCAGTTCCGTCCACGCAGCAACCGTGAGTGAAGTGGGAAGCCCCGTTCCTTCCCCATCACCCATATCTTCAGTTTTTGTGTCTTCTTCAGTACTGTCCTCCGCACTCGCTTCCTCACTTGTAGGGGGGTCCCATCGACCCCGAAGAATACTAGCACGAGCCTCCAGCAGATGACACCGTGCCAACGCACCTCTATCTCCCGTCCGAGAAGCACACTGTTTTACCTTTGCCTTCCACAGTAAAGCTTCTTGCACGCGACCAAGGGTAAAAAGGTCTTCGGCTTCACTCAGAATAAACCGATGTGTACTCCCAACAAAGTTGCTGAAATCTAATGGTCCAGAGGACGGCCACGGTACTGACAGTGCGGGAGTCTCCGTGGATAAAAGCACCTCATTAACGCTCGACCAGCATTCCGCATCCGGCGGTTCTACGTTATACGCATCACACACCTCAGCCCATCCACATCGTGCAGCTGATATGAATCCCTTTAGACGAACAGCTCGCACGGCAGCCCTCCCGCGAGGATCAGACTCATCATATCGCCAGTATATGCAGAACTCGACCCAGCTCAAAATGAGAAACACATACAGCTCCATCCCATCTTCAAGGAGGTAATCACAAACATCTAACAACATCCCCCACAGTCTATGCGTGTTCAAGGCGAGACCGTCTTTGCACAGATCACGTATGATAATCGCATGTTGAGGATTGGCATGAAACCCCCGCCATTCGTACAATGTCTCCGGAAGGTGCAACGGGTCCACTTTTACGCCTCTGATATCCTCTCCTCTGTGAATCTGCAGGAGAACTGCAACAACTTTCCAGCACGATAAGACATAATAGAGAAGGGTCGATGCACAACACCGCTTGTAGACAAACGGCCTACTAGCGCATGGCGTGATCGGAGCCACTACAAACAAGAAGTAGAGAAGGCGCAGAGCCGTCAAAGTCTCCAGCAGGGACGGTAAGTCTTTCTGCTTATCGACCGGAACAACGTTTGTGCAGGTGAGACTCTGAGCAATGGCAAATGTCCGCCCCACCATCGTGCCTGTGAGAGCGTGACGGAGGGCAGGTGAAACATCTGTATTGCGCCGACCAGCACTTTTATTTAACCACGCACTGAGTAGCATACTATCCACGCGTTCCAGGTCGCTTAGCCCATTCATAAGCAGTGATATAAGTTCGCTTTTCGTAACGGCATTGCGTCCTGCAAGCCATTCCGCCATGCTGAGAACCAAATCGGCTCTTTGAACGGGTTTACCTTCCAATATCTTCAATGCCTGATTCCATGCTCTCATGCCCTCGGAGATATCATGCGCGTTCTTCGCAACGGCAACGCACACCGCTGCCTCCACCTCTGCGTCCACAGTTCTAGCTTTCTCATGCAACTCTGATGTCGAAAGCCTCAACTTCGTACGGAGTTGCGCCTCGTATGCACACAAGGATCCATGATATCTTGACGGAAGCACGCGCAGAAGCTCATGCATTTGTTTTATCCCCTCATCATAATTTTCGTCCTCCAGCAGGCTTGTAAAAAGATAGCCGCCTAGTGTGCTGGTCAGTGTGCATAAGTCATCGAATTCAGCGTCACACCTGCCATTGGTCCGCGACCGTAAAAATTTATTAACTATCCTCAAGATAGGTGGAGAAAGGAGAATTCGAAGCCCCGACTGCAGCACTCGATAAGAAGCCCGAGAAATGGACGTGGCAACGCGGCACAAGGCGCGATAAGCCTTTGTTATTTGGGTAATTTGCGCTTCTGGTATGGAGCGGGATGCCGCCACCGCGCTGTTTGTTATGGCCACAAGAACCCTTTTCTCAAACTCAAGACGATGCGTCCTGTCGGCTCCAACCCCGAGATGCAAGAAAAGCGTGGCCTCATGAAGTAAAATGTCTGCGTACCAATACCAATCCATGTCACTTGGCTTCGGTTGCATCCCACCATTCGAATTGGCCACGACGGAGCCCTTTAAGTTACCTAAATACATGACTGATGGGGACGGTTGCTGAGTCGAAACAACGGTGCTTGCTAAAGATTTATCCCTACCTGAATTCACAGTTATAAGAGATTTGGTGCCCCACCCAAGTTTGCCTTCATGGTACAACCGATCGGCGGTACGGCAGATTTCCAGCGTTACTCTTTCATTTTGGGGTATTTGCACGCTGTGAGATGCCAATCGAGCACACAACTCTACTGATGGGTCGGC includes:
- a CDS encoding T. brucei spp.-specific protein codes for the protein MSENPAQPPLEFYVANAERVFAENDKVLFFSHWTYKMMTRSFLESYQNPPLIFPNSTQSNFIKGDGYIDYCTWHRYSDFEWFATQMLTEFPGIIFPPIPEKEVNGTIDKLTAHFDGVSGLDAKKNSLVRQRLRRLQLTLNAISHIGAIHECELMKAFTTLDEDGWRKFRDSWEAARKNSLLSIVKMKCLGLLGKLSSFAMVREQEGPVSSRLSSILVQHGEMVRLLQMCGAVVEKMTRRFVGEPSKRRSTRNICKRTAGAPLPAAACHEGCFVRYEANGGREGVVKSIDRNTAVIEWNDREGGMSRVPVADLRYPSSGVSDPVMLALHAITEQIDSHLMYLSKKEEAEGLREVGDLLWFASHLSISCINAATQLKKMESNALAQPAPGRDDTEGEAHRESLKQRVADGYTRFTEQYEKFCIPHQAQVLAAVAHKLGRIGTFLFIDEGWSARILQISSALTVPTFPQEEGSQ